In Deinococcus maricopensis DSM 21211, one genomic interval encodes:
- a CDS encoding CarD family transcriptional regulator yields MKKFSKGDRVVLPPYGIGVVSGTCTRPVAGTPHAYYQVEFPNTTSRAFVPVDAPMTAGMRPALTGEDMPALLERLQEGQLNLPRQWAARHRKVTEILVSGDPFELATLACELRRWNVERGLPDLDRQAYRRALKLLNQEVHDLNENDAFHVRSLLDTAWNEEHLN; encoded by the coding sequence ATGAAGAAATTCAGCAAGGGTGACCGCGTTGTTCTTCCGCCGTACGGCATTGGCGTCGTGAGCGGCACTTGCACCAGACCCGTAGCAGGCACACCACACGCGTACTACCAGGTGGAGTTCCCGAACACCACCTCACGCGCCTTCGTCCCCGTCGACGCCCCCATGACCGCCGGCATGCGCCCCGCCCTCACCGGCGAGGACATGCCCGCCCTGCTGGAACGCCTGCAGGAAGGCCAGCTGAACCTGCCCCGCCAGTGGGCCGCGCGCCACCGCAAAGTCACCGAGATCCTCGTGAGCGGCGACCCGTTCGAACTCGCCACGCTCGCGTGCGAACTGCGCCGCTGGAACGTCGAGCGCGGCCTGCCCGACCTGGACCGCCAGGCGTACCGCCGCGCCCTGAAACTCCTCAACCAGGAAGTCCACGACCTCAACGAAAACGACGCCTTCCACGTGCGCAGCCTGCTCGACACCGCCTGGAACGAAGAGCACCTCAACTGA
- a CDS encoding ribbon-helix-helix domain-containing protein, whose amino-acid sequence MKRKSYPLRLHPDVYAALERWANEEFRSVNAQIEFLLADALRRQGRLRDAVPTGDESTDQS is encoded by the coding sequence GTGAAACGCAAAAGCTACCCCCTGCGCCTGCACCCGGACGTGTACGCCGCCCTGGAACGCTGGGCAAACGAGGAGTTCCGCAGCGTGAACGCCCAGATCGAATTCCTGCTCGCCGACGCGCTGCGCCGCCAGGGCCGCCTCCGGGACGCAGTGCCCACCGGGGATGAGAGCACCGACCAATCTTAA
- a CDS encoding SPFH domain-containing protein yields MQSKERQSLSLPGPLMFLVMLALLAVGGWLITRETALFLVPLVLAFLILCGFFIIQPNQATVITLFGRYVGSERKNGWFWTNPFTSRRRLSLRIRNFNSERLKVNDQNGNPIEIAAVIVWRVVDTARASFDVEDYTQFVGIQAETALRHLAAQYPYDHYDTTGLSLRGNPDEVAESLAKELATRLRHAGVEVLEARLSHLAYAPEIAGAMLQRQQASAIVAARQTIVEGAVGMVDQALRMLSEQDIVELDEERKAQMVSNLLVVLTSERGTQPVVNAGSLY; encoded by the coding sequence ATGCAATCCAAGGAACGTCAATCGCTGTCCCTGCCCGGCCCCCTTATGTTCCTCGTCATGCTCGCCCTGCTCGCCGTGGGCGGCTGGCTCATCACCCGCGAAACCGCGCTGTTCCTTGTGCCGCTCGTGCTCGCCTTCCTGATCCTGTGCGGCTTCTTCATCATCCAGCCGAACCAGGCGACCGTCATTACGCTGTTCGGACGCTACGTCGGCAGCGAACGCAAGAACGGCTGGTTCTGGACGAACCCGTTCACCAGCCGCCGCCGCCTCAGCCTGCGCATCCGCAACTTCAACAGCGAACGCCTCAAGGTCAACGACCAGAACGGCAACCCCATCGAAATTGCCGCCGTGATCGTCTGGCGCGTCGTGGACACCGCCCGCGCCAGCTTCGACGTCGAGGACTACACGCAGTTCGTCGGCATCCAGGCCGAAACGGCCCTGCGGCACCTCGCCGCGCAGTACCCCTACGACCACTACGACACCACCGGCCTGAGCCTGCGCGGCAACCCCGACGAGGTCGCCGAATCGCTCGCTAAGGAACTCGCCACGCGCCTCCGCCACGCCGGCGTCGAGGTGCTCGAAGCGCGCCTCTCGCACCTCGCGTACGCCCCCGAGATCGCCGGTGCGATGCTGCAGCGCCAGCAGGCATCCGCCATCGTCGCCGCCCGCCAAACCATCGTCGAGGGCGCCGTCGGCATGGTCGACCAGGCGCTGCGCATGCTCAGCGAACAGGACATCGTCGAACTCGACGAGGAACGCAAGGCGCAGATGGTCAGCAACCTCCTCGTCGTCCTCACCAGCGAACGCGGCACGCAACCCGTCGTGAACGCCGGCAGCCTATACTGA
- a CDS encoding ABC transporter permease: MRSRAWPVALWGALLAVSLVPGLLPRLLAPLAGGTPPTLAKPLWALTLDHLGLVLLAEVVVLLLAVPLTVFVTRERNGAFLGLTETLVGLGQTVPTLAILALAVPTLGFGVAPTLLGLTLYGLVPVVSNGVAGLRGVDTGALDAARGMGMSGWQRLTRVEVPLALPVWLAGVRTSVVYNVGTATVGAALGAGGLGSPIINGLSEQNTALVLVGAVAAALLALTLDALLGLLVPAQ, encoded by the coding sequence GTGAGGTCCCGCGCGTGGCCGGTGGCGCTGTGGGGCGCGCTGCTGGCCGTGAGCCTGGTGCCGGGGCTGCTGCCGCGTCTGCTGGCGCCCCTTGCGGGCGGCACGCCGCCGACGCTGGCGAAGCCGTTGTGGGCGCTGACGCTCGATCACCTGGGGCTGGTGCTGCTGGCGGAGGTGGTGGTGCTGCTGCTGGCGGTGCCGCTCACGGTGTTCGTGACGCGGGAACGCAACGGCGCGTTCCTGGGGCTCACGGAGACACTGGTGGGCCTGGGGCAGACGGTGCCGACCCTGGCGATCCTGGCGTTGGCGGTGCCGACGCTGGGGTTCGGGGTGGCGCCGACGCTGCTGGGGCTGACGCTGTACGGGCTGGTGCCGGTGGTGTCGAACGGCGTGGCGGGGCTGCGGGGCGTGGACACGGGCGCGCTGGACGCCGCGCGCGGCATGGGCATGAGCGGCTGGCAGCGGCTGACCCGCGTGGAGGTGCCGCTGGCGTTGCCGGTGTGGCTGGCCGGCGTGCGGACGAGTGTCGTGTACAACGTGGGTACGGCGACGGTGGGGGCGGCGCTCGGGGCGGGTGGGCTGGGGTCGCCGATCATCAATGGGCTGTCGGAGCAGAACACGGCCCTGGTGCTGGTGGGGGCGGTGGCGGCGGCGCTGTTGGCGCTCACGCTGGACGCGCTGTTGGGGTTGCTGGTGCCGGCGCAGTAA
- a CDS encoding ABC transporter ATP-binding protein, whose amino-acid sequence MIELQGLEKRYGAQLAVADLTVTFPAGQITALLGPSGCGKTTTLRMINRLIEPTGGSVRVDGQDVRAVRPEVLRRGIGYVIQRIGLFPHLSVARNIATVPELLGWPRARVRARVDELLDLVGLEPGVYRDKRPAELSGGQAQRVGVARALAADPPVLLMDEPFGALDPIARAALQAKVVEIQRRLHKTVVMVTHDINEALVMADMIALMNAGRLEQFGTPDDLVRRPASAFVAQFMGEDAALEQLGGVLAANVARPGDAAGLPVLPAGADARAALALMLRHGTDAVAVEGGAGVVQFRDLMRDPRASTGVERGA is encoded by the coding sequence ATGATCGAACTGCAAGGCCTGGAAAAGCGGTACGGGGCGCAGCTCGCCGTGGCGGACCTGACGGTGACCTTCCCGGCCGGGCAGATCACGGCCCTGCTGGGTCCGTCCGGGTGCGGCAAGACGACGACGCTGCGCATGATCAACCGCCTGATCGAGCCGACCGGCGGTTCCGTGCGGGTGGACGGTCAGGACGTGCGCGCGGTGCGTCCGGAGGTGCTGCGGCGCGGCATCGGGTACGTGATCCAGCGCATCGGGCTGTTCCCGCACCTGTCGGTCGCGCGGAACATCGCGACGGTGCCGGAACTGCTCGGCTGGCCGCGCGCGCGCGTGCGCGCCCGCGTGGACGAACTGCTGGACCTCGTGGGCCTGGAACCGGGCGTGTACCGCGACAAGCGCCCGGCGGAACTGTCGGGCGGACAGGCGCAGCGCGTCGGGGTGGCGCGGGCGCTCGCGGCGGACCCGCCGGTGCTGCTGATGGACGAACCGTTCGGTGCACTCGACCCGATTGCGCGCGCGGCGTTGCAGGCGAAGGTCGTGGAGATTCAGCGGCGGCTGCACAAGACGGTCGTGATGGTCACGCACGACATCAACGAGGCGCTGGTGATGGCGGACATGATCGCGTTGATGAACGCGGGGCGACTGGAGCAGTTCGGCACGCCGGACGACCTCGTGCGGCGCCCGGCGTCGGCGTTCGTGGCGCAGTTCATGGGGGAGGACGCGGCGCTGGAGCAGCTGGGCGGCGTCCTCGCGGCGAATGTCGCGCGGCCTGGGGACGCGGCGGGCCTGCCGGTGCTGCCGGCGGGCGCGGACGCGCGGGCCGCGCTCGCGCTGATGCTGCGGCACGGCACGGACGCGGTGGCGGTAGAGGGCGGGGCGGGCGTCGTGCAGTTCCGGGACCTGATGCGTGACCCGCGCGCGTCGACGGGCGTGGAGCGCGGCGCGTGA
- a CDS encoding ABC transporter permease: MKGARADGRLLLLAALVLLAGALLPWVGLRPNRIAAPEFQSLSPVLRAAAVALAALVAASGVRPAWAWLPGTTSLVGGVAALGALTSAAVANAGPLARASASSGVWVWLLGAAVALYAAHAGARGRARWLVWVWALPVLALLLGGHLGAWSVLVEGRTEGERWTAEVAQHARLVLTALGVALLLGGPLAVWAGTSSARGGAVLGVAGALQTVPSLALLGLLIAPLAWLAAHVPALRAAGVSGIGVAPALVALTLYALLPVLRNGVVALRGVDVGALDAARGMGMTPAQVFWRVQLPLALPVWLAGVRQATVLLVGVASVAALIGAGGLGVYIFRGLQGGAADLILLGAVPAALLAVLADAALRGVERLLAGRMRSET, translated from the coding sequence GTGAAGGGCGCCCGCGCGGACGGGCGCCTGCTGCTGCTGGCGGCGCTCGTACTGCTGGCCGGCGCGCTCCTCCCGTGGGTGGGATTGCGCCCGAACCGTATTGCCGCGCCGGAATTCCAGAGCCTCTCCCCTGTCCTGCGTGCGGCGGCAGTGGCGCTCGCTGCGCTCGTGGCGGCGTCCGGGGTGCGCCCGGCGTGGGCGTGGTTGCCCGGGACGACCTCGCTGGTTGGCGGGGTGGCCGCCCTGGGGGCGTTGACGAGCGCGGCCGTGGCGAACGCCGGGCCGCTGGCGCGCGCGAGCGCGAGCAGTGGCGTGTGGGTGTGGCTGCTGGGCGCGGCGGTGGCGCTGTACGCTGCGCACGCCGGCGCACGTGGCCGCGCCCGCTGGCTGGTCTGGGTGTGGGCGCTGCCCGTCCTGGCCCTGCTGCTCGGCGGGCACCTCGGCGCGTGGAGCGTGCTGGTGGAGGGCCGCACCGAGGGCGAACGCTGGACGGCGGAGGTCGCGCAGCACGCGCGTCTGGTGCTGACGGCGCTCGGCGTGGCGCTGCTGCTGGGCGGGCCGCTGGCCGTATGGGCGGGCACCTCGTCTGCGCGGGGCGGCGCGGTGCTGGGCGTGGCAGGCGCGCTGCAGACCGTGCCGAGCCTCGCGCTGCTGGGCCTGCTGATCGCGCCGCTCGCGTGGCTCGCCGCGCACGTCCCGGCCCTGCGCGCTGCCGGCGTGAGCGGCATCGGCGTGGCGCCCGCGCTGGTCGCGCTGACGCTGTACGCGCTGCTGCCGGTGCTGCGCAACGGCGTGGTGGCGCTGCGGGGCGTGGACGTGGGCGCGCTGGACGCCGCGCGCGGCATGGGCATGACGCCCGCGCAGGTGTTCTGGCGGGTGCAGCTGCCGCTCGCGCTGCCGGTGTGGCTGGCCGGCGTGCGGCAGGCGACGGTGCTGCTGGTGGGCGTGGCGAGCGTCGCGGCGCTGATCGGCGCGGGCGGCCTGGGCGTGTACATCTTCCGGGGCCTGCAGGGCGGCGCGGCGGACCTGATCCTGCTGGGCGCCGTGCCCGCGGCGTTGCTGGCAGTGCTCGCGGACGCGGCGCTGCGCGGCGTGGAGCGCCTGCTCGCCGGGCGCATGAGGAGCGAGACATGA